The proteins below come from a single Drosophila teissieri strain GT53w chromosome 3L, Prin_Dtei_1.1, whole genome shotgun sequence genomic window:
- the LOC122616514 gene encoding SURF1-like protein has product MLRLGSQMCRQVAYNMQTVSRYPVTTNNSKLITRKMTQQRAPVNWTTSIPNQAAKDKEKIAPLGWFLLLIPATTFGLGCWQVKRKIWKEQLIKDLNKQLSTAPVALPDDLSDLTQMEYRLVKIRGRFLHDKEMRMGPRSLIRPDGVETQGGLISQRDSGNGYLIVTPFQLADRDDIVLVNRGWVSRKQVEPETRALGQQQAEVELTAVVRKGEARPQFTPDHKGNVYLYRDLARMCAATGAAPVFLDAVYDAQTATRGPIGGQTRVTLRNDHLSYLVTWFSLSAATSFLWYRQIVKRIPF; this is encoded by the exons ATGCTGCGTTTGGGGAGTCAAATGTGCCGGCAAGTGGCCTATAACATGCAGACTGTATCCCGATACCCGGTCACTACGAACAACTCGAAATTAATCACCCGGAAGATGACACAACAGCGAGCGCCGGTGAATTGGACCACCAGCATTCCTAATCAGGCAGCCAAGGACAAGGAGAAGATTGCTCCATTGGGATGGTTCCTTCTG CTTATTCCGGCCACCACATTTGGCTTGGGCTGCTGGCAAGTGAAGCGCAAGATTTGGAAGGAGCAGTTGATCAAGGATCTGAACAAACAGCTGAGCACGGCGCCTGTGGCTCTGCCAGATGA TCTCAGTGACCTAACCCAAATGGAGTACCGGCTGGTCAAGATCCGTGGACGTTTCCTGCATGACAAGGAGATGCGCATGGGCCCAAGATCGCTCATACGTCCCGATGGCGTGGAGACCCAAGGAGGACTCATCTCGCAGCGGGACTCGGGCAATGGCTATCTAATAGTTACCCCCTTTCAGCTGGCAGATAGAGA CGACATAGTGCTCGTCAATCGGGGATGGGTGTCCCGCAAGCAAGTGGAGCCGGAAACCCGCGCGTTGGGTCAACAGCAGGCGGAAGTGGAGCTCACGGCCGTGGTGCGCAAAGGAGAGGCACGTCCCCAGTTCACACCTGACCACAAGGGCAATGTCTACCTCTATCGCGACCTGGCACGCATGTGCGCCGCCACGGGAGCGGCTCCTGTGTTTCTGGATGCCGTATACGACGCTCAAACGGCTACGCGTGGTCCCATCGGTGGCCAGACACGCGTTACCCTGCGCAACGATCACCTGTCGTACCTGGTGACCTGGTTCAGCCTATCGGCGGCCACCTCCTTTTTGTGGTACCGCCAAATAGTCAAGAGGATACCCTTTTGA
- the LOC122616517 gene encoding uncharacterized protein LOC122616517: MRTSYKKNRPFDFKLIDLVEPNPVLYKRSGLSNYDAMKAKTDIWARIAEMMGCDVDFCLMRWNNLHYQFRKEFRRADTSGSTWPYLERLRFLAEIQPPSKIKPKPKVRDSTGKQEAIIQTETPVQFLWETYEDGDVPEQSSTFIIEEVIEEPSEQVIQEEIIYEEQEPAQILSPRSSFLQMDQVLAQLKEPHRRRAERRITAFLLKCQLRALSNQSVEDLSI; this comes from the exons ATGCGCACCAGTTACAAGAAAAACAGACCCTTCGACTTTAAGCTAATTGATCTGGTGGAACCAAATCCTGTGCTCTACAAGAGATCAGGGCTCTCGAACTACGATGCCATGAAGGCGAAAACTGATATTTGGGCTCGTATAGCCGAGATGATGGGTTGTGATG TGGACTTCTGCCTGATGCGCTGGAACAATCTGCACTATCAATTTCGCAAGGAGTTTCGACGGGCGGACACCAGTGGATCCACCTGGCCGTACTTGGAACGCCTACGATTCCTGGCCGAGATCCAGCCGCCCTCGAAAatcaaacccaaacccaaagtAAGGGACTCCACGGGCAAACAAGAGGCGATCATCCAGACAGAAACCCCTGTGCAGTTCCTGTGGGAGACCtatgaggatggggatgtaCCAGAACAGTCTAGTACGTTTATCATCGAGGAGGTCATCGAGGAGCCTAGCGAACAGGTTATCCAGGAGGAAATCATCTACGAGGAGCAAGAGCCAGCTCAGATACTCTCACCCAGAAGCAGCTTTCTCCAGATGGACCAAGTACTAGCCCAACTAAAAGAACCGCACAGGAGACGGGCAGAGCGGAGGATTACAGCGTTTCTGCTCAAGTGCCAGCTGCGTGCCTTGAGTAATCAATCCGTGGAGGACCTCAGCATTTAA
- the LOC122615529 gene encoding ATP-dependent RNA helicase DBP2, whose translation MNMYNGQVNAYGGGGGGGAGGLAGGMVPNRMGGGAPGGGPGGAGMFQRNRSAPYPGFNGHGPANGGQRRMNGGGPGMGPGGPRNQDGFGGQNGGQRSSNHGAHLPKIVWSEVNLTPFRKNFYKPCDSVLARTAGETETFLTSNEITIKGDQVPTPSIEFEEGGFPDYVMNEIRKQGFAKPTAIQAQGWPIALSGRDLVGVAQTGSGKTLAYVLPAVVHINNQPRLERGDGPIALVLAPTRELAQQIQQVAIEFGSNTHVRNTCIFGGAPKGQQARDLERGVEIVIATPGRLIDFLERGTTSLKRCTYLVLDEADRMLDMGFEPQIRKIMQQIRPDRQVLMWSATWPKEVRQLAEEFLNNYIQVNIGSLSLSANHNILQIVDVCDENEKLMKLIKLLTDISAENETKTIIFVETKKRVDEITRNISRQGWRACAIHGDKSQQERDFVLSSFRNGRHSILVATDVAARGLDVDDVKFVINYDYPSNSEDYVHRIGRTGRSNNTGTAYTLFTHSNANKANDLIQVLREANQTINPKLMNMAMSGGYNKRGGGMGGGYRGGNGYQGRNPQMGGGYNGGNNYRNNNGPGANMNRNSFNGGAAGGPPRFDQKPRTSPPNQGGQGGYRGQGGGGYQGQQQQQQQNGGVHFSRFNPNAACFEPNKAQNGPGSGPQQAQQAQTAQQLHLLPDAALQSALTAANFINDQKRSRFSPYNMNFANMPPPAMNQQQQQQAAAAQQQQQQQQQQLQTPQQQQQQQQQQQQLQQPQAYGQYSSMSSSMATVSLNGGAAAVANSYRAQYAVPTQAAPYMMANGGDIFAYPPPPLPVQN comes from the exons ATGAACAT GTACAACGGACAGGTTAACGCAtacggaggcggcggcggaggaggagctggtggcctAGCCGGCGGTATGGTGCCCAATCGCATGGGCGGCGGTGCTCCCGGGGGCGGACCCGGTGGAGCAGGCATGTTCCAGCGCAACCGATCCGCTCCATACCCAGGTTTCAATGGTCACGGACCCGCCAATGGTGGCCAGCGACGCATGAACGGTGGAGGTCCTGGCATGGGACCCGGAGGACCCCGCAATCAGGATGGATTTGGTGGTCAGAACGGTGGCCAGCGCTCTTCCAATCACGGCGCCCACCTGCCCAAGATCGTTTGGTCCGAGGTGAATCTTACGCCATTCCGCAAGAACTTTTACAAGCCGTGCGATTCGGTGCTGGCCAGAACTGCCGGTGAAACAGAGACCTTCCTCACCAGCAATGAGATCACCATTAAGGGCGATCAGGTGCCCACACCCAGTATTGAATTCGAGGAGGGCGGCTTTCCCGACTACGTGATGAACGAGATCCGTAAGCAGGGTTTCGCCAAGCCAACGGCCATTCAAGCCCAGGGTTGGCCCATTGCTTTGAGTGGACGGGatctggtgggcgtggcccagACCGGATCGGGCAAGACCCTGGCCTATGTTCTGCCAGCGGTGGTGCACATCAATAACCAGCCGCGCCTGGAGCGTGGTGATGGACCCATTGCCCTGGTGCTGGCACCCACTAGGGAGCTGGCCCAGCAGATCCAGCAGGTGGCCATCGAGTTCGGCAGCAATACGCATGTGCGCAACACTTGCATCTTTGGCGGAGCCCCCAAGGGACAGCAGGCTAGGGATTTGGAGCGCGGCGTGGAGATTGTGATTGCCACACCAGGTCGTCTGATTGATTTCCTCGAGCGAGGCACCACCTCCTTGAAGAGATGCACCTATCTGGTGCTAGACGAGGCCGATCGTATGCTGGACATGGGCTTCGAGCCCCAGATCAGAAAGATCATGCAGCAGATCCGACCGGACCGTCAGGTTCTGATGTGGTCCGCCACCTGGCCCAAAGAGGTGCGCCAGCTGGCTGAGGAGTTCCTTAATAACTATATACAGGTGAACATTGGTTCGCTTTCGCTTAGCGCCAATCACAACATCCTGCAGATCGTGGACGTGTGCGATGAGAACGAGAAGTTAATGAAGCTGATCAAGCTGCTTACGGACATCTCGGCGGAGAACGAGACGAAGACCATAATTTTCGTGGAGACCAAGAAACGTGTGGACGAGATCACGCGCAATATCTCCCGTCAGGGTTGGCGCGCATGCGCCATTCACGGCGATAAGTCGCAGCAGGAGCGCGACTTTGTGCTCTCGAGCTTCCGCAATGGCCGGCACTCGATTCTGGTGGCCACCGATGTGGCTGCCCGCGGACTCG ACGTTGACGATGTCAAGTTTGTGATCAACTATGATTATCCTTCGAACTCGGAGGACTACGTTCATCGCATTGGACGTACCGGACGATCCAATAACACCGGCACGGCCTACACATTGTTCACTCATTCCAACGCCAACAAGGCCAACGACTTGATTCAGGTGCTGCGCGAGGCCAACCAG ACCATCAATCCCAAGCTGATGAACATGGCCATGAGCGGAGGCTACAACAAGCGCGGTGGCGGCATGGGTGGCGGCTACCGTGGCGGCAATGGCTATCAGGGTCGCAACCCACAGATGGGCGGTGGATACAATGGCGGCAACAACTACCGCAACAACAATGGTCCCGGTGCCAACATGAACCGCAATTCCTTCAACGGCGGCGCTGCCGGTGGACCACCACGATTCGATCAGAAACCACGCACTTCTCCGCCGAATCAGGGCGGACAAGGCGGCTACCGTGGCCAGGGAGGCGGTGGCTACcagggccagcagcagcagcaacagcagaacgGCGGAGTTCACTTCTCGCGCTTCAATCCCAATGCCGCTTGCTTTGAGCCCAACAAGGCACAGAATGGTCCTGGTTCTGGACCGCAACAGGCACAACAGGCGCAGACTGCCCAGCAGCTACACCTTCTGCCCGATGCAGCATTGCAATCAGCGTTAACGGCTGCGAACTTCATAAACGATCAGAAGCGTTCTCGCTTCTCGCCGTACAACATGAACTTTGCCAACATGCCACCACCAGCGAtgaaccagcagcagcagcaacaggcggcggcggcccagcagcagcagcagcagcagcaacaacagttgCAGactccccagcagcagcaacaacagcaacagcagcagcagcaattgcaaCAGCCACAGGCTTATGGCCAGTACTCGTCGATGTCCTCCAGTATGGCAACCGTGTCGCTGAacggaggagctgcagcagtggcCAACTCTTACCGCGCCCAGTATGCAGTGCCCACGCAGGCGGCACCCTATATGATGGCGAATGGCGGCGATATCTTTGCCTATCCGCCGCCACCACTGCCTGTGCAGAACTAA
- the LOC122615530 gene encoding putative cyclin-dependent serine/threonine-protein kinase DDB_G0272797/DDB_G0274007 yields the protein MGCGQSKIHLYPRKSKSKANGKKGGHADSDAETDEDEGHIEDAEKAQQRDREKHDESEELSNKDIQESDEDVAVSLLRAKNLSLLQSQEISSSQQNFFRMLDKKIDEGPDYDSASETEIALEEARLNALRQHWESASITASICSSASRSLQTTPIRQVQVPLKQPPRGAGLLLQPSSASAVSASSSSSTIVALPTTEYLPQHVLTGRQVVQQQQQQQHQQQQQQAAVLYQQQQQQQQQLILLPQLDPNVVNTSTAAAAAQLVQLQQQHQQQQQLQQHQLQQQQQQQLQLSQQQQQLYQQQQQYLLTLPAGSKPQSVSPKRLIYGGPAATTLLCATGIKCNAPETYEPPTAPHSQIQQQQPPPPPPGAYYGEMMHGVQAAPAAEYKFPPAISVQRLAPQVQRQLRETQELIKDSCPQLYAAGYGSPGPPIRNPSRNPTRTRPTLETQFSQELS from the exons ATGGGCTGTGGACAGAGcaagatacatttgtatcccAGGAAATCGAAGAGTAAAGCGAACGGCAAGAAAGGAGGACATG CCGACTCAGATGCCGAAACGGACGAGGACGAAGGCCACATCGAGGATGCCGAGAAGGCACAGCAGCGCGACCGCGAGAAGCACGACGAGAGCGAGGAGCTAAGCAATAAGGACATCCAGGAAAGCGACGAGGACGTGGCCGTCTCCCTGCTGCGCGCCAAGAACCTGTCGCTGCTGCAAAGCCA GGAAATATCATCTAGCCAACAGAACTTCTTCCGCATGCTGGACAAGAAGATCGATGAG GGTCCGGACTACGACTCGGCCAGCGAGACGGAGATCGCATTGGAGGAGGCCCGACTAAACGCCCTGCGTCAACATTGGGAGTCCGCCAGCATCACGGCCTCCATTTGCTCCTCGGCCAGCCGCTCGCTGCAGACGACGCCCATCCGCCAGGTGCAGGTGCCATTGAAGCAGCCACCACGTGGCGCCGGCCTGCTGCTCCAGCCTTCCAGCGCGTCGGCGGTcagcgcctcctcctcctcctcgacgATAGTCGCGCTGCCCACGACGGAGTATCTACCTCAGCATGTGTTGACGGGACGGCAagtggtgcagcagcagcagcaacagcagcatcaacagcagcagcaacaggcggCAGTGctctaccagcagcagcagcagcagcagcaacaactaatTCTGCTGCCGCAGTTGGATCCTAATGTTGTCAACACGTccacggcagcagcagcggcacagCTCGtccagttgcagcagcagcatcaacagcagcagcagctgcagcagcatcaactgcagcagcaacagcaacagcagctgcaactcagtcaacagcagcagcaactctaccagcagcaacagcaataccTGCTGACCCTTCCCGCCGGATCAAAGCCACAGAGCGTGAGTCCCAAGCGCCTCATCTATGGTGGCCCCGCTGCAACCACTCTCCTCTGTGCAACTGG CATCAAATGCAACGCCCCCGAAACTTACGAACCGCCAACCGCTCCACACAGCCAaatccagcagcaacagccgccgcctcctccgccgggCGCCTACTACGGCGAGATGATGCACGGCGTACAG GCCGCTCCAGCGGCGGAATACAAGTTCCCGCCAGCCATCAGTGTGCAGCGACTGGCGCCGCAagtgcagcggcagctgcgCGAGACGCAGGAACTCATAAAAGACTCGTGCCCGCAGCTGTATGCGGCGGGCTATGGCAGCCCAGGACCACCGATACGCAATCCCAGCAGGAATCCCACTAGAACTAGACCCACCCTGGAGACGCAGTTCTCGCAGGAACTCTCGtga
- the LOC122616515 gene encoding ubiquinol-cytochrome-c reductase complex assembly factor 1, with product MHCTRAVARLAGGIARSTWATQHPYKHSPAILGILEQPCRLCSSTGVVDNTNKTKPGAAAATEGGILKRVLNKVGFTPNTKARLKVTSHLLYESVADKINYVAFFRDFNLPNTFNSWFLVTELHVWLLLMRSMAEGSETGEDGRFLRNCIVEAMWGDVNTRAKKLGAHNPSRTRQQIETLSEQFQAALIAYDEGIMSDDRVLACALWRRFFEMNCDDYAQIERLVKYVRQQTSMLDSLPRDQFIVKPKVAWLDLDKCKV from the exons atgcactGCACTCGAGCAGTTGCAAGACTGGCCGGCGGCATAGCGAGAAGCACATGG GCAACACAACATCCCTACAAACACAGTCCAGCGATACTGGGGATACTGGAGCAGCCCTGCCGCTTGTGCTCATCCACCGGCGTGGTGGACAAtaccaataaaacaaaaccaggcgcagcagcagccacagaagGTGGAATCCTGAAGAGAGTGCTCAACAAAGTGGGCTTCACACCGAACACAAAGGCG CGCCTCAAGGTAACGAGTCATCTGCTGTACGAAAGCGTTGCCGACAAGATCAACTATGTGGCCTTCTTCCGCGACTTCAATCTGCCCAACACCTTTAACTCCTGGTTTCTGGTCACCGAACTGCATGTTTGGCTACTCCTAATGCGCTCCATGGCCGAGGGCTCTGAAACGGGCGAGGATGGACGCTTCCTGCGCAACTGCATTGTGGAGGCCATGTGGGGAGATGTCAACACACGCGCCAAGAAATTGGGA GCTCACAATCCCTCCCGCACCCGTCAGCAGATCGAGACGTTATCCGAGCAGTTCCAAGCGGCCCTTATCGCCTACGACGAGGGCATTATGTCCGACGACCGGGTTTTGGCCTGCGCCTTGTGGCGCCGCTTCTTTGAGATGAACTGCGATGATTACGCGCAGATCGAGCGACTGGTGAAGTACGTCCGTCAGCAGACCAGCATGCTGGACAGTTTGCCGCGCGATCAGTTCATTGTTAAGCCGAAAGTGGCATGGTTGGATTTGGACAAGTGCAAGGTTTAA